The DNA region TATATATTGGacttagattttattttaactactgtaatatatatatattaatatatatcaaaaatccAGAAATATGATCAGGCGAAATCAATATTGAACACCTATGTAATTATTGTAACAGTAATGTGAGACACTACTTTCAACGTTGAAATGAATCACATGAAGAAATAAATTAAGATGACTTGATGAATAATGATTATTGGATTATCACGAAAACACCTTGTATCTTGTTTACTTTAACTCGGTTGAAAAGAAAAGGACAAAATAGTAAGACCTAGTTTTTCTATTTCGTACAGACAAGGATGGAGAGCAGTTAATAAAAGTTGCTGGAACATTAACTAGACTACAAAAAAACCTATATATAGAGGGGAAGATATGTCAAAGTAACGATGGAACAAAACACATCACACGTGTGAACTGTCGTTATAGACCAACGAACCAAATCCGAATTAGATTCTCTTCAAGACCTAAGAACCaaatttatacattatatatacttacattATTTTACATACAGTACTTACAACATGTGGAGAATCATATACCCCATTATGGGTCATCGTAACGTGTTAGACAGAGTATAATCACTAGCaataaataagaataaatattttgatGGAATATATCAttcataagaagaaaaaaattctgataATTCAATCTCAGTGACTACAATCTGATTATAAGATACTAGAATTAAACATTATAAGATAtggttttataattatgaaaaataataatgtatatatgaaatataattaattattggaATCTGTAGGGCAAATCCAGGGAtcaactgttgttgttgttggagtagtagtagtagtacctgAAGAGCCTTTGGTcggagctgaagaagaagatgatgagacaTTGTTATGGATCTCTGGTCTCTTTTCTGTCCGACGGTCAAACTCCGAGAACTGCCTCATCATTAGCTGATGGTTATGATCATCAGCCGTTGGATGGTGATTTTGCTGTAATGATCCGAGATTCATTGAGTCAAGCTCGTGGAGAGGAGAAagtgttgtttgatggttatgatgatgatgttgatgagacAAAAGAGACTGAAATGTAGAAACTTGGTGAGTCTGATTCTGAGGGAGAGGTAGATCTGGGAAGGTCATGGAAGTAGTGGAGTGATGATTGttgagtaaagaagaagatgaaggattCAAAGGTTGATGATGAGGTTTTTGAGGCATTGGACGAAAAGGGTTGTAAGTAAGAGGATCCGAGGGAGATCGGAAAATATCGAAACGGCGAGTAGTGGAGGAGAAAGGGTGGGAGAAAGGAGAGGCAGGGACGCCGGTGAATTCTTGAACCATAGCTCTGAAGTTAGAAGTGTCGGTGGTGAGAACGGTGGTGGGAGCTCTTCTTGAAGCTCTTGTTCGTTTTCTAGGGTTTCGGGAAGAAGAGGGAGGAGGAGGgggaggcggtggtggtggttgtggaGGAGGGAGGAGATGGGTTTGGTTGAGAATGTCATCGGAGATGAGATTGTTTACAAAGTTTAGATAAGTAgcggaagaggaggaggaagagccGTAGAAGGCAGAGGAAGAAGGCGGTGGTTGGAAAGGAGGAAGGAAGAAAGAGGAGTGAGCTGGTGGAGCACCAGTTGATGAAGACTCGTGGTCGTCGCTTGAAGATTGCAAGCTTCCACTGTTACAAGAATCCATATGGACatggaagaaagaaacaagaacacaaagagaAGGTTATATTTgtgaatctagggttttgagaaaTGATGCGTATTggagaggagaaagagaaagaagaagagatagcaAAACAGGTTTTTACTTAAAGAGGTTGAAGGGAGAGGTATGGTGTCGCCATTGATGGAGAGAG from Camelina sativa cultivar DH55 chromosome 3, Cs, whole genome shotgun sequence includes:
- the LOC104777488 gene encoding RNA-binding protein 33-like isoform X1 produces the protein MDSCNSGSLQSSSDDHESSSTGAPPAHSSFFLPPFQPPPSSSAFYGSSSSSSATYLNFVNNLISDDILNQTHLLPPPQPPPPPPPPPPSSSRNPRKRTRASRRAPTTVLTTDTSNFRAMVQEFTGVPASPFSHPFSSTTRRFDIFRSPSDPLTYNPFRPMPQKPHHQPLNPSSSSLLNNHHSTTSMTFPDLPLPQNQTHQVSTFQSLLSHQHHHHNHQTTLSPLHELDSMNLGSLQQNHHPTADDHNHQLMMRQFSEFDRRTEKRPEIHNNVSSSSSSAPTKGSSGTTTTTPTTTTVDPWICPTDSNN
- the LOC104777488 gene encoding RNA-binding protein 33-like isoform X2 — its product is MDSCNSGSLQSSSDDHESSSTGAPPAHSSFFLPPFQPPPSSSAFYGSSSSSSATYLNFVNNLISDDILNQTHLLPPPQPPPPPPPPPPSSSRNPRKRTRASRRAPTTVLTTDTSNFRAMVQEFTGVPASPFSHPFSSTTRRFDIFRSPSDPLTYNPFRPMPQKPHHQPLNPSSSSLLNNHHSTTSMTFPDLPLPQNQTHQVSTFQSLLSHQHHHHNHQTTLSPLHELDSMNLGSLQQNHHPTADDHNHQLMMRQFSEFDRRTEKRPEIHNNVSSSSSSAPTKGSSDYLVPA